One Aegilops tauschii subsp. strangulata cultivar AL8/78 chromosome 7, Aet v6.0, whole genome shotgun sequence genomic window carries:
- the LOC109736263 gene encoding uncharacterized protein codes for MAQLPPGFPGFSFPPPTWPYRPSMPPPPYGYKHEPPSGGSSQGRTVAGTFGGLVACLLLGIAVCSICKRRRAAAPAQNVAAADRAQNLTESSSVRVDVGQLHRACAASPTAGLPAFTYSLSVKHNVTGGGDEAATCSVCLGAMQVGEMVRLLPACLHLYHTECIDPWLAAHSTCPSTHTRTLPSLHLLNVAEGCRRAKPMTSTQRCHDVDWFCAAVSPSLNAHLALNQQSIN; via the exons ATGGCTCAGTTGCCGCCGGGCTTCCCCGGCTTTTCCTTCCCTCCACCGACGTGGCCATACCGTCCTTCCATGCCGCCGCCACCATACGGATACAAGCACGAGCCACCGTCCGGCGGTTCGTCTCAAGGCAGGACCGTCGCCGGCACCTTCGGCGGCCTCGTCGCCTGCTTGCTCCTTGGCATCGCCGTGTGCAGCATCTGCAAGAGGCGTCGCGCGGCCGCGCCGGCGCAGAACGTGGCCGCAGCCGATCGGGCGCAGAACCTGACGGAAAGCAGCAGCGTGCGCGTCGACGTGGGGCAGCTTCACCGGGCCTGCGCCGCCAGCCCGACGGCCGGCCTCCCGGCGTTCACGTACAGCCTGTCGGTGAAGCACAACGTGACGGGCGGAGGGGATGAGGCGGCGACGTGCTCGGTGTGCCTCGGCGCGATGCAGGTCGGCGAGATGGTGCGGCTGCTGCCGGCGTGCCTGCACCTGTACCACACGGAGTGCATTGACCCGTGGCTGGCCGCGCACTCGACGTGCCCG TCCACCCACACTCGCACCCTTCCTAGCCTTCATCTCCTCAACGTCGCCGAAGGATGCCGCCGAGCGAAGCCCATGACGTCGACGCAGCGGTGCCACGACGTCGATTGGTTTTGTGCCGCAGTTTCCCCTTCATTGAACGCGCATTTGGCCCTGAATCAGCAATCAATTAATTAA
- the LOC109736257 gene encoding RING-H2 finger protein ATL39-like produces the protein MHFAMSPDSLLLFYAVAAAVTAAFGLFSLYKHLLRRRRHNPRAEAPDGDPEERLPLAVITVASSLLPPFMYNRLVRHSGKDDAGSAECAVCLAAIRVGAMAKLLPACAHVYHVECIDLWLASHSTCPLCRCRVGDDRSAQDLACLSPA, from the coding sequence ATGCATTTCGCCATGTCGCCCGACAGCCTCCTCCTCTTCTACGCCGTCGCGGCGGCCGTCACCGCCGCCTTCGGCCTCTTCTCGCTGTACAAGCACCTCTTGCGCCGCCGGCGGCACAACCCCCGCGCGGAGGCTCCGGACGGGGACCCGGAGGAGCGCCTGCCGCTCGCCGTGATTACGGTGGCGTCGAGCCTTCTCCCACCGTTCATGTACAACCGGCTCGTCCGGCACAGTGGCAAGGACGACGCCGGCTCGGCGGAGTGCGCGGTCTGCCTCGCCGCCATCCGGGTCGGCGCCATGGCGAAGCTGCTGCCGGCGTGCGCCCACGTGTACCACGTCGAGTGCATCGACCTGTGGCTGGCCTCGCACTCGACGTGCCCTCTCTGCCGGTGCAGGGTCGGCGATGATCGCTCGGCTCAGGACCTTGCTTGTCTTTCACCTGCATAG
- the LOC109736256 gene encoding PLASMODESMATA CALLOSE-BINDING PROTEIN 5 isoform X1, whose translation MVAASPPSFHLALLLFAAHAAVGSAAGAVGVSGGGQLWCVAKNNAEDGALQSAIDWACGPNGGADCRAIQQGGACYEPPDLLAHASYAFNDYFLRSGGAASPAACDFSGAAALIGLNPSRGNCVFPSSSSPRNGSFTGITTYGRTGADLSQSSSWRLNTRSFILCMSLSVTFLVASRF comes from the exons ATGGTGGCAGCCTCGCCTCCCTCCTTCCATCTCGCCCTCCTCCTCTTCGCAGCCCACGCGGCCGTCGGCAGCGCCGCGGGGGCGGTCggggtgagcggcggcgggcagcTGTGGTGCGTGGCGAAGAACAACGCCGAGGACGGCGCGCTGCAGTCGGCCATCGACTGGGCCTGCGGCCCCAACGGCGGCGCCGACTGCCGCGCCATCCAGCAGGGCGGCGCCTGCTACGAGCCGCCCGACCTCCTGGCGCACGCCTCCTACGCCTTCAACGACTACTTCCTCCGATCCGGCGGCGCCGCCAGCCCCGCCGCCTGCGACTTCTCCGGCGCCGCCGCGCTCATCGGCCTCAACCCTA GTCGTGGGAACTGCGTGTTTCCTTCCAG TTCATCCCCCAGAAATGGCAGCTTCACAGGAATAACAACCTATGGCCGAACCGGTGCAGATTTAAGCCAAAGTTCTTCATGGCGACTCAACACCCGGTCATTTATTTTGTGCATGTCTCTGTCTGTAACATTTCTTGTTGCCTCGCGTTTCTGA
- the LOC109736256 gene encoding PLASMODESMATA CALLOSE-BINDING PROTEIN 5 isoform X2, producing the protein MVAASPPSFHLALLLFAAHAAVGSAAGAVGVSGGGQLWCVAKNNAEDGALQSAIDWACGPNGGADCRAIQQGGACYEPPDLLAHASYAFNDYFLRSGGAASPAACDFSGAAALIGLNPSRGNCVFPSRN; encoded by the exons ATGGTGGCAGCCTCGCCTCCCTCCTTCCATCTCGCCCTCCTCCTCTTCGCAGCCCACGCGGCCGTCGGCAGCGCCGCGGGGGCGGTCggggtgagcggcggcgggcagcTGTGGTGCGTGGCGAAGAACAACGCCGAGGACGGCGCGCTGCAGTCGGCCATCGACTGGGCCTGCGGCCCCAACGGCGGCGCCGACTGCCGCGCCATCCAGCAGGGCGGCGCCTGCTACGAGCCGCCCGACCTCCTGGCGCACGCCTCCTACGCCTTCAACGACTACTTCCTCCGATCCGGCGGCGCCGCCAGCCCCGCCGCCTGCGACTTCTCCGGCGCCGCCGCGCTCATCGGCCTCAACCCTA GTCGTGGGAACTGCGTGTTTCCTTCCAG GAACTGA